The proteins below are encoded in one region of Amorphus orientalis:
- a CDS encoding gamma-glutamyltransferase family protein yields the protein MVTAPHHLAAQAGRDVLREGGSAVEAAVATAATLAVVYPHMTGIGGDAFWLISDGSGAAPKALHATGRAGANATPDAYRARGYDAIPWRGPDAALTVPGTIAGWEAALALSAEWQPSLPLARLLEPAIQFAEAGSPVTESQARLTRAKHDELAGVPGFAATFLPGGKAPAVGERLAQPALAATLRRLAGAGLRDFYEGETARRLAADLARVGSPVTADDLAAHRADWRTPLSVALPRSGARVWNTGLPTQGLASLIILGIADRLDLGDEGSFDHLHILVEANKRAFLIRDVHVADPSTVGSPDRFLEDGALDALAAEIDPRRALPWPQPAVPGDTIWLGVTDGAGRSVSLIQSLYYEFGSGLVSPETGVLMQNRGSSFRLDGRWNVLAPGRQPFTTLNPAMARFDDGRWLTYGTMGGEGQPQTQAAIFSRIANFAMAPQEAVTAPRWLLGKTWGEGSLSLKVESRIADETVARLVEAGHEVEVTGPFEDFMGHAGAILADRDGLLTGATDPRSDGAVAAL from the coding sequence ATGGTCACGGCCCCCCACCACCTTGCCGCCCAGGCCGGACGGGACGTGCTGCGTGAGGGCGGCAGCGCGGTGGAAGCGGCGGTTGCAACCGCCGCGACCCTCGCGGTCGTCTATCCGCACATGACCGGGATCGGTGGCGACGCGTTCTGGCTGATCTCCGATGGCTCCGGAGCCGCCCCTAAGGCTCTCCACGCGACGGGGCGCGCCGGGGCGAACGCGACGCCCGATGCCTACCGCGCCAGGGGATACGATGCCATTCCGTGGCGCGGGCCGGATGCGGCGCTGACCGTTCCGGGGACCATCGCAGGATGGGAGGCGGCACTCGCGCTCTCCGCTGAATGGCAGCCGTCGCTGCCGCTCGCCCGTCTGTTGGAGCCGGCGATCCAGTTCGCCGAGGCCGGCTCGCCCGTTACCGAAAGTCAGGCGCGGCTGACGCGCGCCAAGCACGATGAGCTCGCCGGCGTGCCTGGGTTCGCCGCCACGTTCCTGCCCGGCGGCAAGGCACCCGCGGTCGGCGAGAGGCTTGCCCAGCCGGCGCTTGCGGCAACGCTCCGTCGGCTGGCGGGGGCCGGCCTGCGCGACTTCTATGAGGGCGAGACCGCGCGTCGACTGGCCGCGGATCTTGCCCGGGTCGGAAGCCCGGTCACTGCAGACGATCTGGCGGCGCACCGGGCCGACTGGCGCACGCCGCTGTCGGTTGCGCTGCCGCGCAGCGGCGCCCGCGTCTGGAACACGGGCCTGCCGACCCAGGGGCTCGCCTCCCTGATCATTCTCGGTATCGCCGACCGGCTCGATCTCGGCGACGAAGGCTCGTTCGATCATCTCCATATCCTGGTCGAGGCGAACAAGCGGGCGTTCCTGATCCGAGACGTCCATGTCGCCGATCCATCGACCGTCGGAAGTCCGGATCGCTTCCTGGAGGACGGCGCGCTCGACGCGCTCGCTGCGGAGATCGATCCGCGCCGCGCTCTACCATGGCCGCAGCCGGCTGTGCCGGGCGACACGATCTGGCTTGGTGTCACCGATGGCGCTGGACGCAGCGTCAGCCTGATCCAGTCCCTCTACTACGAGTTCGGGTCCGGCCTCGTCTCGCCGGAGACGGGCGTGCTCATGCAGAACCGCGGCTCTTCCTTCCGGCTGGACGGACGCTGGAACGTGCTGGCTCCCGGGCGTCAGCCGTTCACCACTCTCAATCCGGCGATGGCCCGGTTCGATGACGGCCGCTGGCTGACCTACGGCACGATGGGCGGAGAGGGGCAGCCGCAGACCCAGGCGGCGATCTTTTCCCGGATCGCCAACTTCGCCATGGCGCCGCAGGAGGCGGTGACGGCGCCGCGCTGGCTCCTCGGCAAGACCTGGGGAGAAGGATCATTGAGCCTCAAGGTGGAAAGCCGCATCGCCGACGAAACGGTCGCGCGGCTTGTCGAGGCCGGTCACGAAGTCGAAGTGACCGGTCCCTTCGAGGATTTCATGGGGCATGCGGGCGCGATCCTGGCCGACCGCGACGGCCTTTTGACCGGGGCCACCGATCCGCGCTCGGACGGTGCGGTGGCGGCCCTTTAG
- a CDS encoding NAD(P)H-dependent oxidoreductase produces MHMEILSGNPSPAGRTSRLALDVGQELASCLDLPAPEEVIELSAYASGLFEWGNATIAELKARLDASRFIVIATPTYKASYTGLLKAFLDTYSAGDLAGHVVVPVFTGGSPAHSLAPDFTLRPLLVELGASVPTPSLYVVSSLLDGENTVAADFVHDNRFTLKGAAHGLRLLEESAA; encoded by the coding sequence ATGCATATGGAAATCCTCTCTGGAAACCCGTCCCCGGCCGGCCGGACCAGCCGTCTCGCGCTCGATGTCGGCCAGGAACTCGCATCCTGCCTCGACCTGCCGGCTCCCGAAGAGGTCATCGAGCTGTCGGCCTACGCGTCCGGCCTGTTCGAGTGGGGCAATGCCACGATCGCGGAGCTGAAGGCCCGGCTGGACGCGTCCCGTTTCATCGTCATCGCCACGCCGACCTACAAGGCGAGCTACACGGGGCTTCTGAAAGCGTTCCTCGACACCTATTCCGCCGGTGATCTGGCCGGCCACGTCGTGGTGCCGGTCTTTACCGGCGGATCGCCGGCCCATTCCCTGGCGCCCGATTTCACCTTGCGGCCGCTGCTGGTCGAGCTGGGGGCGAGCGTGCCGACCCCGAGCCTCTACGTGGTCAGTTCTCTTCTGGATGGAGAAAATACCGTCGCCGCCGACTTCGTCCACGACAACCGGTTCACCCTGAAGGGGGCCGCCCATGGTCTGCGCCTGCTCGAGGAGAGCGCGGCGTGA
- a CDS encoding flavin reductase family protein, with product MSDLALSDIASPDDLKVSIGNYCSGVVIVTARDPDGGLHGMTCQSFHSLSLDPPLVAYFAGRGSRSYAALRNLDRFAINVLAEDQEDLAMQFARSAGSDKWADVSWTADRFGQPHLADCIANISCSTYAEYEGGDHLIHVGRVTAITHDPRRAPLLFFRSQFTRIEREASG from the coding sequence GTGAGCGATCTGGCCCTTTCCGACATCGCAAGCCCGGACGACCTCAAGGTCTCCATCGGCAACTATTGCTCCGGCGTGGTGATCGTGACCGCGCGGGATCCGGACGGTGGATTGCACGGCATGACCTGCCAGAGCTTCCATTCGCTGTCGCTGGATCCGCCGCTGGTGGCCTATTTCGCCGGCAGGGGCTCGCGCAGCTACGCGGCGCTGCGCAATCTCGATCGTTTTGCGATCAACGTGCTGGCTGAGGATCAGGAAGACCTCGCCATGCAGTTCGCCCGCTCCGCTGGCAGTGACAAGTGGGCGGACGTGTCCTGGACGGCGGACAGGTTCGGCCAGCCCCATCTTGCCGACTGCATCGCCAACATCTCCTGCAGCACCTATGCCGAATACGAAGGTGGCGACCACTTGATCCATGTCGGCCGGGTGACCGCGATCACACACGATCCCCGAAGGGCGCCGCTCTTGTTCTTCCGCTCACAGTTCACGCGCATCGAGCGGGAGGCGTCCGGATAG